The Penicillium oxalicum strain HP7-1 chromosome VI, whole genome shotgun sequence genome window below encodes:
- a CDS encoding 40S ribosomal protein S30-A yields the protein MGKVHGSLARAGKVKAATPKASIPFERSKRQPRRIVEPQEKPKKPKGRAYKRILYTRRFVNVTMTGGKRKVHTT from the exons ATGGGTAAGGTTCACGGATCTCTCGCCCGTGCCGGTAAGGTCAAGGCTGCCACTCCCAAGGCAAGTATTCCCTTCGAACGCTCCAAGCGCCAACCCAGACGAATC GTCGAGCCCCAGGAGAAGCCCAAGAAGCCCAAGGGCCGCGCCTACAAGCGCATCTTGTACACCCGCCGTTTCGTCAACGTTACCATGACCGGTGGCAAGCGCAAGGTACATACCACTTGA